The following proteins come from a genomic window of Rhodohalobacter sp. 614A:
- a CDS encoding sensor histidine kinase, translating into MQKEIDLNLDLSVSKEVLLDHHSLLNLLNVLQHELNAFLNKVDDDKLNGYRDFVVDLLITLGERKLEQNRDEIEESFLDFVADLKSFAKKHKAYRDQVDILLDIIHVAIVRLDEFRRDRLEWQNIPVEEIRSKLRSFFKVVEKVSRQRFQIVYPPEIPGPNGFLIRFDIAANPESLHAPVIIHDVIRDLAANSRKYSKPGSEIIIQLTQLENNGIKLVVIDEGMGIPEDEIASVVKFKHRGSNVKDIRSMGEGFGLTKAYHVCKIFNGKFVIESEINRGTTVELSMYPSST; encoded by the coding sequence ATGCAAAAAGAGATAGATCTCAATCTGGATCTTTCGGTATCTAAAGAAGTATTGTTGGACCACCATTCACTATTAAACCTGCTCAATGTTTTACAACATGAACTGAATGCTTTTCTCAATAAAGTTGATGATGACAAACTAAACGGCTACAGGGATTTTGTGGTCGATTTGTTGATTACCCTGGGAGAGAGAAAGCTGGAGCAAAACCGCGATGAAATCGAAGAGAGCTTCCTGGATTTTGTTGCTGATTTGAAGAGTTTCGCAAAAAAGCATAAAGCATATAGAGATCAGGTAGACATTCTTCTGGATATTATACACGTGGCTATTGTTCGGCTGGATGAATTCAGGCGTGACCGGTTGGAATGGCAGAATATTCCGGTGGAAGAGATTCGATCAAAATTGAGATCTTTTTTTAAGGTGGTTGAAAAGGTTAGCCGTCAGCGATTTCAAATTGTATACCCTCCTGAAATACCCGGGCCGAATGGGTTTTTGATCAGGTTCGATATCGCAGCGAATCCTGAAAGTTTGCACGCGCCGGTAATTATTCATGATGTTATTCGGGATTTGGCAGCCAATTCCAGGAAATACTCAAAGCCCGGATCTGAGATTATCATTCAACTAACCCAATTAGAAAATAATGGGATTAAACTTGTAGTCATTGACGAGGGAATGGGAATTCCAGAAGATGAAATTGCCAGTGTGGTGAAATTCAAACACCGGGGATCTAACGTAAAAGATATTCGTTCGATGGGCGAGGGATTCGGGCTAACAAAAGCGTATCACGTTTGTAAAATATTTAACGGAAAATTCGTGATAGAATCGGAGATTAATCGCGGAACAACCGTTGAACTCTCGATGTATCCATCTTCAACTTGA